A genomic stretch from Phocoena phocoena chromosome 9, mPhoPho1.1, whole genome shotgun sequence includes:
- the MEST gene encoding mesoderm-specific transcript homolog protein isoform X3: MVRRDRLRRMREWWVQVGLLAVPLLAAYLHIPPPQLSPALHSWKSSGKFFTYKGLRIFYQDSVGVVGSPEIVVLLHGFPTSSYDWYKIWEGLTLRFHRVIALDFLGFGFSDKPRPHHYSIFEQASIVEALLRHLGLQNRRINLLSHDYGDIVAQELLYRFKQNRSGRLTIKSLCLSNGGIFPETHRPLLLQKLLKDGGMLSPILTRLMNFFVFSRGLTPVFGPYTRPSESELWDMWAGIRNNDGNLVIDSLLQYINQRKKFRRRWVGALASVSIPIHFIYGPLDPVNPYPEFLELYSNFKYNNWNKCLFSINKNEF; this comes from the exons ATGGTGCGCCGAGATCGCCTCCGCAG GATGAGGGAGTGGTGGGTCCAGGTGGGGCTGTTGGCTGTGCCCCTGCTTGCAGCCTATCTGCACATCCCGCCCCCCCAGCTTTCCCCTGCTCTTCACTCATGGAAGTCATCAGGCAAATTTTTTACCTACAAGGGACTGCGTATCTTCTACCAAG ACTCTGTGGGTGTGGTTGGAAGTCCAGAGATAGTTGTGCTTTTACACGGCTTTCCAACATCCAGCTATGATTGGTACAAG ATTTGGGAAGGTCTGACCCTCAGGTTTCATCGAGTGATTGCCCTTGATTTCCTAGGCTTTGGCTTCAGTGACAAACCG AGACCACATCACTATTCCATATTCGAGCAGGCCAGCATCGTGGAAGCTCTTTTGCGGCATCTGGGGCTCCAGAACCGTAGGATCAACCTGTTGTCTCACGACTATGGGGATATCGTTGCTCAGGAGCTGCTCTATAG GTTCAAGCAGAATCGATCTGGTCGGCTTACCATCAAGAGTCTCTGTCTGTCGAATGGAG GTATATTTCCTGAGACTCACCGTCCTCTCCTTCTCCAAAAG CTTCTCAAAGATGGAGGCATGCTGTCACCCATCCTCACGCGACTGATGAACTTCTTCGTATTCTCTCGAGG TCTCACCCCGGTCTTTGGGCCATACACTCGACCCTCTGAGAGTGAACTGTGGGACATGTGGGCAGGGATACGCAACAATGACGGGAACTTGGTTATTGACAG TCTCTTGCAGTACATCAATCAAAGGAAGAAGTTTAGAAGACGCTGGGTGGGAGCTCTTGCCTCTGTATCTATTCCCA tTCATTTTATCTATGGGCCACTGGATCCAGTGAATCCCTATCCAGAGTTTTTGGAGCTGTACAG caaCTTCAAGTATAACAACTGGAAtaagtgtttattttctattaataaaaatgaattttga
- the MEST gene encoding mesoderm-specific transcript homolog protein isoform X1, whose product MVRRDRLRRMREWWVQVGLLAVPLLAAYLHIPPPQLSPALHSWKSSGKFFTYKGLRIFYQDSVGVVGSPEIVVLLHGFPTSSYDWYKIWEGLTLRFHRVIALDFLGFGFSDKPRPHHYSIFEQASIVEALLRHLGLQNRRINLLSHDYGDIVAQELLYRFKQNRSGRLTIKSLCLSNGGIFPETHRPLLLQKLLKDGGMLSPILTRLMNFFVFSRGLTPVFGPYTRPSESELWDMWAGIRNNDGNLVIDSLLQYINQRKKFRRRWVGALASVSIPIHFIYGPLDPVNPYPEFLELYRKTLPRSTVSILDDHISHYPQLEDPMGFLNAYMGFINSF is encoded by the exons ATGGTGCGCCGAGATCGCCTCCGCAG GATGAGGGAGTGGTGGGTCCAGGTGGGGCTGTTGGCTGTGCCCCTGCTTGCAGCCTATCTGCACATCCCGCCCCCCCAGCTTTCCCCTGCTCTTCACTCATGGAAGTCATCAGGCAAATTTTTTACCTACAAGGGACTGCGTATCTTCTACCAAG ACTCTGTGGGTGTGGTTGGAAGTCCAGAGATAGTTGTGCTTTTACACGGCTTTCCAACATCCAGCTATGATTGGTACAAG ATTTGGGAAGGTCTGACCCTCAGGTTTCATCGAGTGATTGCCCTTGATTTCCTAGGCTTTGGCTTCAGTGACAAACCG AGACCACATCACTATTCCATATTCGAGCAGGCCAGCATCGTGGAAGCTCTTTTGCGGCATCTGGGGCTCCAGAACCGTAGGATCAACCTGTTGTCTCACGACTATGGGGATATCGTTGCTCAGGAGCTGCTCTATAG GTTCAAGCAGAATCGATCTGGTCGGCTTACCATCAAGAGTCTCTGTCTGTCGAATGGAG GTATATTTCCTGAGACTCACCGTCCTCTCCTTCTCCAAAAG CTTCTCAAAGATGGAGGCATGCTGTCACCCATCCTCACGCGACTGATGAACTTCTTCGTATTCTCTCGAGG TCTCACCCCGGTCTTTGGGCCATACACTCGACCCTCTGAGAGTGAACTGTGGGACATGTGGGCAGGGATACGCAACAATGACGGGAACTTGGTTATTGACAG TCTCTTGCAGTACATCAATCAAAGGAAGAAGTTTAGAAGACGCTGGGTGGGAGCTCTTGCCTCTGTATCTATTCCCA tTCATTTTATCTATGGGCCACTGGATCCAGTGAATCCCTATCCAGAGTTTTTGGAGCTGTACAG GAAAACGCTGCCGCGGTCCACAGTGTCGATTCTGGATGACCACATTAGCCACTATCCACAGCTAGAGGATCCCATGGGCTTCTTGAATGCATATATGGGCTTCATCAACTCCTTCTGA
- the MEST gene encoding mesoderm-specific transcript homolog protein isoform X2, with the protein MVRRDRLRRMREWWVQVGLLAVPLLAAYLHIPPPQLSPALHSWKSSDSVGVVGSPEIVVLLHGFPTSSYDWYKIWEGLTLRFHRVIALDFLGFGFSDKPRPHHYSIFEQASIVEALLRHLGLQNRRINLLSHDYGDIVAQELLYRFKQNRSGRLTIKSLCLSNGGIFPETHRPLLLQKLLKDGGMLSPILTRLMNFFVFSRGLTPVFGPYTRPSESELWDMWAGIRNNDGNLVIDSLLQYINQRKKFRRRWVGALASVSIPIHFIYGPLDPVNPYPEFLELYRKTLPRSTVSILDDHISHYPQLEDPMGFLNAYMGFINSF; encoded by the exons ATGGTGCGCCGAGATCGCCTCCGCAG GATGAGGGAGTGGTGGGTCCAGGTGGGGCTGTTGGCTGTGCCCCTGCTTGCAGCCTATCTGCACATCCCGCCCCCCCAGCTTTCCCCTGCTCTTCACTCATGGAAGTCATCAG ACTCTGTGGGTGTGGTTGGAAGTCCAGAGATAGTTGTGCTTTTACACGGCTTTCCAACATCCAGCTATGATTGGTACAAG ATTTGGGAAGGTCTGACCCTCAGGTTTCATCGAGTGATTGCCCTTGATTTCCTAGGCTTTGGCTTCAGTGACAAACCG AGACCACATCACTATTCCATATTCGAGCAGGCCAGCATCGTGGAAGCTCTTTTGCGGCATCTGGGGCTCCAGAACCGTAGGATCAACCTGTTGTCTCACGACTATGGGGATATCGTTGCTCAGGAGCTGCTCTATAG GTTCAAGCAGAATCGATCTGGTCGGCTTACCATCAAGAGTCTCTGTCTGTCGAATGGAG GTATATTTCCTGAGACTCACCGTCCTCTCCTTCTCCAAAAG CTTCTCAAAGATGGAGGCATGCTGTCACCCATCCTCACGCGACTGATGAACTTCTTCGTATTCTCTCGAGG TCTCACCCCGGTCTTTGGGCCATACACTCGACCCTCTGAGAGTGAACTGTGGGACATGTGGGCAGGGATACGCAACAATGACGGGAACTTGGTTATTGACAG TCTCTTGCAGTACATCAATCAAAGGAAGAAGTTTAGAAGACGCTGGGTGGGAGCTCTTGCCTCTGTATCTATTCCCA tTCATTTTATCTATGGGCCACTGGATCCAGTGAATCCCTATCCAGAGTTTTTGGAGCTGTACAG GAAAACGCTGCCGCGGTCCACAGTGTCGATTCTGGATGACCACATTAGCCACTATCCACAGCTAGAGGATCCCATGGGCTTCTTGAATGCATATATGGGCTTCATCAACTCCTTCTGA
- the MEST gene encoding mesoderm-specific transcript homolog protein isoform X4 has translation MREWWVQVGLLAVPLLAAYLHIPPPQLSPALHSWKSSGKFFTYKGLRIFYQDSVGVVGSPEIVVLLHGFPTSSYDWYKIWEGLTLRFHRVIALDFLGFGFSDKPRPHHYSIFEQASIVEALLRHLGLQNRRINLLSHDYGDIVAQELLYRFKQNRSGRLTIKSLCLSNGGIFPETHRPLLLQKLLKDGGMLSPILTRLMNFFVFSRGLLQYINQRKKFRRRWVGALASVSIPIHFIYGPLDPVNPYPEFLELYRKTLPRSTVSILDDHISHYPQLEDPMGFLNAYMGFINSF, from the exons ATGAGGGAGTGGTGGGTCCAGGTGGGGCTGTTGGCTGTGCCCCTGCTTGCAGCCTATCTGCACATCCCGCCCCCCCAGCTTTCCCCTGCTCTTCACTCATGGAAGTCATCAGGCAAATTTTTTACCTACAAGGGACTGCGTATCTTCTACCAAG ACTCTGTGGGTGTGGTTGGAAGTCCAGAGATAGTTGTGCTTTTACACGGCTTTCCAACATCCAGCTATGATTGGTACAAG ATTTGGGAAGGTCTGACCCTCAGGTTTCATCGAGTGATTGCCCTTGATTTCCTAGGCTTTGGCTTCAGTGACAAACCG AGACCACATCACTATTCCATATTCGAGCAGGCCAGCATCGTGGAAGCTCTTTTGCGGCATCTGGGGCTCCAGAACCGTAGGATCAACCTGTTGTCTCACGACTATGGGGATATCGTTGCTCAGGAGCTGCTCTATAG GTTCAAGCAGAATCGATCTGGTCGGCTTACCATCAAGAGTCTCTGTCTGTCGAATGGAG GTATATTTCCTGAGACTCACCGTCCTCTCCTTCTCCAAAAG CTTCTCAAAGATGGAGGCATGCTGTCACCCATCCTCACGCGACTGATGAACTTCTTCGTATTCTCTCGAGG TCTCTTGCAGTACATCAATCAAAGGAAGAAGTTTAGAAGACGCTGGGTGGGAGCTCTTGCCTCTGTATCTATTCCCA tTCATTTTATCTATGGGCCACTGGATCCAGTGAATCCCTATCCAGAGTTTTTGGAGCTGTACAG GAAAACGCTGCCGCGGTCCACAGTGTCGATTCTGGATGACCACATTAGCCACTATCCACAGCTAGAGGATCCCATGGGCTTCTTGAATGCATATATGGGCTTCATCAACTCCTTCTGA